The sequence CCGACGCGGCCCCTTTCGTGGTCCCGGATGCGCTGCGCAAGCCGGGCCCCAAGCGCACGAAGGCCGAGCAGGGCCTCATGCTGATCGCCCGCGAGCACGGCAGCGGCTGCGTCGTGGACGCGGCGCGGGGGTACGGCGAGGAGGCGGTCGCGGCGATCGAGGCGCTGCGCACCGACCCGCTGGACCAGTATCCCGACGATCTGCCGGAATGGGACGAGGAGACCGTCGGCAGGCTCCCGCGACTCCTGCTGCGCGGTCGCGACCGGGCACTGCCGGTGGAGGCCGTCCGGCACTTCGTGACCATGCTGCTGATCTCCACCCCGCAGGATCCGTATCCGGGCTGCGAGCAGGTCATCGAGCTGTGCGACCCGGCCTCCCTGGCCGAGTTCGCCTCGGCTCTCAGCGTCAACGACCGGGGCAGCGGGCTGTGGGCGTCGCAAGGCGTGCAGTACGCCCTCCGGCGCCTCGGCGACGCCGGCACGGCCGCCCGGCTGGCCGACCGCATGGTGCGCTGGGACAACTACTACACCTGGACGTTCAAGGGGTGGACGGCGGTCGACGTCCTCATGGCGATCGACATGCCCGCCGACGACAGGCTGCGCCTTCTGGACCGCATCGCCCGCCGCGGCGCCGACGCCAAGCACCTGCGCCCCCGCGTGCAGGGCCGGTTGAACACGGCCGCCCGGGATCGCGGGCTGACCCCCGAGCAGTTGGCGGACCTGCTCGTCCCGGACCTCGGCCTGGACGCCGAAGGCTCGATGACGCTCGACTACGGCCCGCGCCGCTTCGTCGTGGGCTTCGACGAGCAGCTCAAGCCCTTCGTGACCGACGAGGACGGCAAGCCCCGCAAGGCCCTGCCGAAGCCGGGCGTCAAGGACGACGAGAAGCTCGCGCCGCTCGCCCACCAGCGGTTCGCCGACCTCCGGAAGGAGGCCCGGGCGGTCGCCGCCGACCAGATCAAGCGGCTGGAGAAGGCGATGGTGGCCGGGCGTTCCTGGGCGCCCGAGGAGTTCCTTTCGGCCTTCGTGCGGCACCCCCTGATGCGCCACATCGCGCGCCGCCTGGTGTGGTCGGCGGAGGGCACCGCGTTCCGGGTCGCCGAGGACGGGACGCTCGCCGACGTCCACGACGACGAGCACGTCCTCCCGCAGGACGCCCGCGTGACGCTCCCGCACCCGGTCCTTCTCGGGGAGGACACCGTGGCGGCCTGGGCCTCGGTCTTCGGCGACTACGAGATCCTCCAGCCGTTCCCGCAGCTCGGACGTCCCGTCCACACGCTGGAGGACGGCGAGCGCGACGCCGCCCGGCTGGCCCGCTTCGAAGGACTCACCGCCCATTTCGGCAGGTTCATGGGCATGACGTCCCGCGGCTGGGAGCTCGGCGACAAGGAGACCGGCGGGTTCCGCCGCCAGGTCAACCTGATCACTCCGGACGAGCGGCACGTGATGGTCGCGTTCGAGCCCGGCATCCGCGTCCTCGACCCCGAGGAGTTCGCGGAGCAGACGATCGAGCGCGTCATGCTGATGACCGGCCGCTACTCCGGGAAGGCGCATCCCTTCGGGGCGCTCGATCCGGTCACCGCGTCCGAGATGCTCGCCGAGCTGACCCGCCTGACCGGCCCCACCGCCTGACCGGCCCCACCGCCTGACCGGCCCCACCACCTCACCGGCGCCTCCGTCCACCGATCGGTGGACGGAGGGTTCCACCGGTCGAGGCTCATGCGCGCCGGGACGCCGCGGCCAGCATTTCCGGTATGACGGATCTTCTCGTACGCATGGCCCGGTGGAGCGCCGGGCATCCCTGGCGCGGCATGGCCGCCTGGCTGCTGTTCGTGGTGCTGTGCCTCGGCATCGGCGTCGCGGCCGGCGGGCACGCGGCCACGACCGAGGACTTCCGGATCGGCGAGGCCGGTCGGGGGGAGGCGATCGCCGCCGAGGGCGGGCTCCAGCAGAGGCCCGTCGAGCACGTGCTGGTCACCGGCAGGGGCGCGGTCGCCGACGCCGCGGCGCGGGACGCCGCCGCGCGGATGGGGCGGCTGCCCGAGGTCGCGTCGGTGTCGGCGCCCGTGCGGTCCAAGGACGGCTCGGCGGTCCGCGTCGACGTGACGCTGAAGGGCTCCGAACTCCAGGGCAAGGACCACGTCGAGCCGTTGCGGGCCCAGACCGCGGCGGTCCAGGCGGCGCACCCGGGCGTGAGGGTGGAGGAGACGGGCAGCCCGTCCATCAGCAAGGGCGTCGGGGAACTGCGCGACGACGACCTCGCCCGCACGGAGATGATCGCGTTGCCGATCACGCTGGTCACGCTGCTGCTGGTGTTCGGCTCGTTCGCGGTGGCGGTCGTGCCGGTGGTGCTCGCGCTGACCTCGATCGCGGCGGCGATCGGCCTGTCGATGCTCGCCTCGCACGTCTTCCCGGACGCCGGGGTCGGCGCCAGCGTGATCCTGCTGATCGGCATGGCGGTGGGCGTCGACTACACCCTCTTCTACCTCAAGCGGGAGCGGGAGGAGCGGGCCCGCTCGGGCGGCCGGCTTGACGCGCGGGCGGCCGTGGAGACCGCCGCGGCGACGTCGGGCCGCTCGGTGGTGGTGTCCGGGCTTGCGGTCGCCGCGTCCAGCGCGACCCTCTACCTGGCCGACGACGTGATCTTCTCCTCCATCGCGACCGCGGCGATCGTCGTCACGCTGATCGCGGTCGTCAGCTCGCTGACCGTCCTCCCGGCGGTGCTGGCCAAGCTCGGCGGGTGGGCGGAGCGGCGGGCGGTCCGGCGCGGCCGGACGCCGAAGCCGCCGCGGACGGGCGGCGGCCGGATCACCCGGGCGATGCTGCGCGCCACCGGAAGGCACCCGGCCGCGACGCTGGCCGTGGCCGTCACGGCGATGCTGGCGCTGACCGCGCCGCTGCTGAGCATCGACCTCACGGACATGGGCCGCGACAGCCACCCGCGCGAGATCCCGGCGATGCGGACCTACGACCGGCTGAACGCGGCATTCCCGGAGCTGAAGGCCATGCACCAGGTCGTCGTCAGGGCCGGCGCCGGACGCGCGGACGAGGTGACCGCGGCCCTGCACGCCCTGGCGGAGCGCGCCGAGGGCGACCCCCTGCTCGCCGGGACGTCCGAGCTGCGCACCTCGCCGGACGGGCGGATCAGCCTGCTCGAACTCGCGGTGCCGCACCACGTGAGCACCGACGCGGCGCGGCGCTCCCTGGAGCGGGTCCGCGGCGAGTACGTCCCGCAGACCGTCGGGAAGCTCGGCGTGGAGACCGCCGTGACCGGGGACGTGGCCCGCTACGCCGACTATCCCGAGCACCAGGAGAGCAAGCTGCCGTTCGTCATCGGGGCGCTCCTGCTGGTGACGTTCGCGATGACCGTGTGGGCGTTCCGCTCGGTGGTCCTCGGGCTGATCGGCGTGGTGCTTAACCTGCTGTCGGCCGGCGCCTCGCTCGGCCTGCTCACCCTGGTGTTCCAGGGGACATGGGCGGAAGGGCTGCTCGGCTTCACCTCCACCGGCTCGGTCGGCTCCCGCGTCCCGCTCTTCCTGCTGGTGATCCTGTTCGGGCTGTCGATGGACTACCAGGTGTTCGTGATCAGCCGGATCCGGGAGGCGGCGCTGCGCGGCGTCCCGACCCGGCAGGCGGTGCTGGACGGGGTCGGGGGCTCGGCGAGCGTGGTGACCAGCGCCGCGTTCGTCATGGTCACGGTGTTCGCCGGCTTCGCCACCGTGCACATCATGGAGCTGAAGCAGATGGGCTTCGCGCTGGCAGTGGCGGTGCTGCTGGACGCCGCCGTCATCCGCATCACGGTCCTGCCCGCGCTGATGCTGCTGCTCGGCGACCGGTGCTGGTGGCCCGGCCGGCGGCAGCGGCGCGGCCCCCGCCGGACGCCGGACCGCGCGGCCGGGGCCCTGCCGCAGAACATAGGCTGACCCGCATGGTGCAGCCCGGTGAACGACCCCAGGTGCGGGCGCTCCGCAGGTGGTACGCCGCCGCCTGGATCCTGTTCGGACTGGTTCCGCCGGCCCTGGCGGTGGCGGACCAGCCGGACTCCACCAGGGCCGCGACGCTGGCGCTGCTGTCCGCGCTCGGGCTCTGCTACCCGATCACGGAGACCTTCCCCGGGAACCCGGTGATCCGCCGGAACACGTTCCTGGGCGCGCTGATCGCGGGGATCGGCGCCGTCTCCTACCTGATGGGCGGCGCCGCGTCCCTGCTCATCACGTCCCTCCCGCACTTCTGGATCCTCGCGGGGAACCCGCGGCGCGCGGTGCTGCTCAGCGGCGCCGCCGCCGCGGCCGCGGTCGCCGGGGGCGCCGTCCGGGCCGCCCCGGACGGGGAACCGCTCACCGGCAACTCGATCGCCGCCCTCGTCGGATACGCGGCCGGGGTCCTGCTCGGGCTGTGGATGAACCGGGTGGTCGGGCAGCACGACGAGCGCGCCCGGCTCCTCGAGGCGGACCTGGCCGACGCCGAGCGCCGCCTCGCCGAGGCGCAGCGCCGGCAGGGCGCCGCCGACGAGCGCGAACGGATCGCCCGCGAGATCCACGACACGCTCGCGCAGGGGTTCGCGTCCATCGTCGTCCTGGCGGAGGCGGCCCGCGACGGCCTCCGCTCCGACCCGGACCGCAGCGGCCGGCAGCTCGTGTCGATCGAGCAGACGGCGCGGGACAACCTCGCCGAGGCGCGCGTCCTGGTCGGGGCGGCGTCGCAGGGCAGCGTCGCGCCCGCGTCGGTCGCCCGGACGCTGCGCCGCACCCTCGACCGGTTCGCCGAGGACACCGGGCTCACCGTCCACGCCGAACTGCCCTACGTCGAGTGCGACCAGACGACCCGGATCGCGCTGCTGCGCTGCACGCAGGAGTCGCTCGCCAACGTCCGCAAGCACGCCGCCGCGTCCACGGTCGGCGTCGTCCTCGAAGGGCACCCGCACGGCGTCGAGCTGGAGATCACCGACGACGGGCGCGGATTCGCGGTGGCCGGGTCGCGCGGCTTCGGCCTCGACGGCATGCGCCGCCGCCTCGCCGAACTGGGCGGCGAGCTCACCGTGACCAGCTCCCCCGGCGAGGGCACCCGGATCCTCGCCATGATCCCCGCGAGGGCGTGAGATGACCGCGAAACTCAGGATCATCGTGGTGGACGACCACACGGTCATGCGCGCGGGCGTCGTCGCGCTGCTGGCCGCCGACCCCGGCATCGAGATCGTCGGCGAGGCGGGCGACGGCCGCGCGGCGATCGCCCTGGCCGAGCGGCTCCGGCCCGACGTCGCGCTGCTCGACCTGCGGATGCCCGTGCTGGACGGCGTCGCGGCCACGGCCGAGATCGGCCGGCTCGGCACCCGCGTCCTCGTCCTCACCACCTACGACACCGACACCGAGATCGAGCGCGCGATCGAGGCCGGGGCCATCGGCTACCTGCTCAAGGACACCACCCGCGACCAGCTGGTCGACGCCATCCGCGCGGCGGCCCGCGGCGAGACCGTCCTCGCGCCCCGCGTGGCCGAGAAGCTCGTCGCCCGGATGCGCCGCCCCGAGCCGGCCGCGCTGACCGCCCGGGAGGTCGAGGTGCTCCGGGCGGTCGCCGACGGCCTGTCCAACGCCGAGATCGGGCGGCGGCTCGTCATCGCGGAGGCGACCGTCAAGACGCACCTGCTCCGCGTCTTCGCCAAGCTGGACGTCGGCGACCGCACGCACGCCGTCGTCGTCGCCATGGACCGCGGCCTGCTTCCCCGCTAGTCGGCGCTGGCGACGGGCAGGGAGCGGAGCCGGAAGGTGGCGAGGAACGCCGCGACGAGCGTCACCGCGACCAGCAGCCCGATCGCCACGGGCAGGTCCACGGTCGACCTCACCGGCGACGCGTCGGTGAGCGCGTCCGTCACCGACAGGCACCACTGCTGGATGGACGCCGACTTGGCGCCCGGCGCGAAGTTGCCGAGCAGCGACTCCCACACCAGCGCGTACAGCAGGCCGATCGTGACGGCGTTGCGGCTCGCGACGGCCAGCGCGACGAACACGGCGCTGTAGACGACGCCGCCGATCAGCACGCCGATCGCGAACGCCGGCGTCAGCTGCGCGGTCGTCCCCGTGAGGACCAGCCCCGCCAGCAGCGTCGGCACCGCGGCGAACGCCGTCACCAGGACGATCGCCACGGCCAGCTTCGTCAGCACGATCACCTCGCGCGCGACCGGCTTGGTCAGCACGTACATGATCTGGCCGTCGTCGATCTCCGGCCCGATCACGCCGGTCCCGGCGATCAGCGCGAGCAGCGGCAGCAGCGTCGCCAGGCCGAACTTCTGCAGGACGTTCGCCGAGACGTCCAGGTCGTCGTTGCCGGTCACCTTCAGCGCCGCCGCCAGCACCAGCAGGAGCAGCGGCAGCCCCAGCAGGAGCAGCGCGCGCTTGCGTCCGAGCATCGCCCGGAACGTGATCATCGCGATCGTGCCATTCATCGGGCCACCAGGTAGGAGAAGACGCTTTCGAGGGACTCGTCGGCCGGGGAGACCTCCCACAGGCGCACGTCGGCGTCCCGGGAGATCTGCGGGAGCAACCATGTGAAGCGCTGGAAGTCGACCGCCTCGACCTGCAGGCCCTTGTCGGTGAGCTGGACGCTGCGGGCCGACCCGTCGGCGATGACGGCGGCGGCGAGCCGCCGGTCGTCGGACGAGCGGACGAGGAAGATGTGCGGCCGGTCGGTCATCAGCCGCCGGATCTTGCGGAAGTCGCCGGACGCGGCGTGCCGCCCCGCCACGATCACCTCGATGTGGCTGGCGAGCCGCTCCACCTCCTCCAGGATGTGCGAGGAGAACAGGATGGTGCGGCCCTCGGCGGCCATCCGCTGGATGAGGTCCATGAGCTGGAGCCGCTGCCGCGGGTCCATGCCGTTGAACGGCTCGTCCAGCAGCAGCACGGGCGGGTCGTGCACCAGCGCCGACGCCATCTTGATGCGCTGCTTCATGCCCTTGGAGTAGTTGCCGATGGGGCGCCCGGCCGCGTAGTCCATCTCCACCAGGCCGATGGCGCGGCGGGCGGCCGCGCCCGGATCGGGCAGCTTGTGCAGCTTGGCCATCGCGAGGATGAACTGCTGGCCGGTGAGGAAGTCGTACGCCGACTCCCTCTCGGGCACGAGCCCGAGGCTGCGGTAGACGCCCGGGTTCCGCCAGATCGGCGTCCCGTCCAGCGTGACGGAGCCGGACGACGGGGCGAGGAACCCGCCCATCATGTGGATGAGCGTCGACTTGCCCGCCCCGTTCGGGCCGAGGAGCCCGGTGACGCCCGGCCCGACCTTCATCGTCACGCCGTTGACGGCGACGACGTTCCCGTACCACCGGGACACGTTCTCCAAGATGAGCTCGCTCATATCGTCCTCCCACGTGGGGGGACGACCCCCCACACCCCCCGGGTCGCTTCGCTCATCCGTGTTATTGGTGGGGGGACGACCCCCCACACCCCCCGGGTCGCTTCGCTCATTATGAGAGCCCCGCCTTCCGGAACCTGCGGTACAGCACCGCGACCGAGCCGACGACGATCAGGGCGCACACCGCGAGCGCGACCACGCCTCCGGCGACGCCGGACGGTACCCCGGCCGACGACGACTGGGCGCCGAGCAGCCGTACCTGGACGATGTCGACCAGGTTGAACGGCGTGAACAGCCCCGCCCAGCCCTGGAGCGTGAAGTTCGTCTGCGCCTCGGCGATCCCCTGGACGGCGCCGACGAACGCCGCGCTGATCATGTAGACGGCGATGACCGCCGCGACCCCGAACCCGCGCCGCGGGGTGAACGCCGCGACCACCATCCCGATGGCGGCCAGGACGAGCGCGAACAGCACGCAGCCGAGGAGCGCGCCGAGGTACTTCAGCAACTGCTCGCCCGGGTCCGGCATCTTGGAGATCAGGCCGCCGACGTACAGGACGGTGACGGGCACCGCCATCAGCGCGAACAGCGCGGTCGCCATCGCGGCGGCCTTCGCCAGCACGAAGTCGAGATGGCCGACCGGGCGCGAGAAGTACAGCGGGATGACGTGGAAGCGCACCTCCCGCGAGGCCAGCACCGGCGCCTGCGTGGCCAGGAAGATCGCCACGATGACCTGCATGATGTTGGCGTAGGAGGCGTAGCGGAACAGCGCGTCCTCCTGCTTGGTGAACGCGAACGCCGCGACCGACCCGGCGGCCGGCAGCAGCATGATCGCCGCCAGCAGGAACGGCATCACCTTCGCCCGCGCGGGACGGCCGAGGCCGTAGGCGGCGCGCAGGTTGTGCACGTACAGGGACCGCAGCACGTACGCGCGGCCGTTGCGGCGCCCCTCGTAGTGCCGGTAGCCGATGTCGTGGATGGTGCTTGTGCTCATCGCGGCGCTCCCTGCTGCACGTCTCCGGGCCGCACGTCTCCGGGCCGCACGTCTCCGGCCGGGGCCTGCGCCGCGGGCGGCGTCTGGAAGACCTCTTCGATGTGGTGCCGGCGCTGCTCCATCCGGATCAGCCGGAGCCCGAGCTCGGCGACGCCGTCGCGGACCAGGTCGTAGGTCTGCTCGCCGGCGATGTCCACGACGAGGAACCGGCCCTCCGGATGGACGGTCACGCCCTGGTCGTGGAGGTGCCGCCCGAGCACGTCGCGTCCCTCGTCCACCTCGACGGTGAGGACGCCGCTCTCGGCCGTGTACGCCTCGACGGCCTGGGAGCGCAGCAGCCTCCCGCCGTCGATGATGACGACGTGCTCGCAGACCCGCTCCAGCTCGCCCAGCAGGTGCGAGGTGACCAGGACGCTGATCCCGAACTCGGTGCCGATCCGGCGGATCAGTTCGAGCATCTCGTCGCGTCCGGCCGGGTCGAGGCCGTTGGTGGGCTCGTCCAGGAAGACGAGCTTCGGGTCGTGGACGAGGGCCTGGGCGAGCTTGACCCGCTGGCGCATCCCCGTCGAGTAGCCGCCGATGGGACGGTAGCGCTCCTCGTACAGGCCGACGTGCCGCAGGGTGTCGGCGGCGCGCTCGCGGGCCGCGGTCGGCGGCAGCCCGCACATCCGGGCCATGTGCACGACGAACTCGGTCGCGGACACGTCCGGCGGCAGGCAGTCGTATTCGGGCATGAACCCGACGCTTTCCCGGATCCGCAGACCCTCGCGCGCGATGTCGAGGCCGAGGACGGTCGCGGTCCCGGAGGTGGGTGGCAGCAGCCCGAGGAGGATCTTGATGAGCGTCGACTTTCCGGCGCCGTTGGCGCCGACCAGGCCGACGACTCCGGGCTCGACGGCCACGGAGAGGTCGTCCAAGGCGGTCACCCGGGGGAACCTCATCGTCAGGCCCTGGGTGGCGATGATGGGCATACCGTCGAACCTAGCGGCTGGCTCCGCGTGGCACGTCACCCTGAAGGGCGATCAGGGGCAGCCTTTGGTCCGATGCCGCAACGACCTAAGTTCCCCGCAGGGCACTCCTTCGGCCACGCTGCCGCAGCACGACGGCCCACACGGCCCGCTGGAGGAGCAGCGTCAGCGTCCCCGCGATGATCATTCCGGCGACGTTGACGCCCAGCTGGAGCAGCGATCCGTTGATCTCGCTGCCGTGCTTGAGCGCCATCGCGACCGCGAGGTTGCCCGCCGCGGGCACGGTGGTGACCGAGATGAAGACCCCGACCAGCGCCGACGACTTGCCCGCGGTGAGCGACAGCACGCCCGCGGCGCCGGCGAGCAGCGCGACGATGAACGACCAGCGGTCCGGGCTGTAGATGAACGCGGTGAGCGGGCGGTCGTCCGGCAGGCGGTCCAGCTCGATCACGCCGGTCCACCGGGCGGCCAGGGCGCACACGTAGGTGACCGCGATCGCCGCGGCGAACCCGACGACCAGCGCCCGCAGCGCGTGCACGATGCGTCCGGGCTGGAGCCGGACGAGCCCGTAACAGATCGCCGCGATGGCCGCGAACTCCGGTCCGAGGACCATGGCGCCGACCACCAGCACCGGCGAGTCGATCAGCGCCGCGATCGCGGCGAGCTGCGTGGCCAGCACGAGGAACGCCACGAACGACCAGGTCAGCGCGGTGCCCTCGCTGACCTGCCGGTCCAGTTCCTCCCAGACGACGGCGTCGTCGCCATGCCCCGGCGCCAGGTCCTTGGCCACTTCGGCGCGGTCGGAGAGCGTGAGATCGACCTTGTCGAGGGCGATCGACCCGTCCCGGTCGACGTCGAGGGCGCGCAGCGCGTCCAGCACCTCGTTGGCCGACTCGCGGGCGATGTCGGCGGTGACGAGGTCGCCCTGCGGGGCACGGGCGGCGCCCTCGATCACGACGACGTTGGTGGCGCCCGCGCAGGCCGCCAGCTCCTTGCAGACCGCTTCCGTGCGCTCGGCCGGGACGATCGCTCTGAGATGCAACACGGGCCAATCGTGCCGTATGCGTCGCGGCGATTCCACGCGGGCGGACCCCGAGGAAGACCAGGCCACAATGATTGATCGATTATTTGCCTTCAAGAGGGCAAAAACCCCCGGAAACTCCCCCCAGGACGGTGAAGTCATGACACAGCCTCCGGTGCTGTTGAAGGCCGCGCGGACGGCCGCGGCGGGTCTCGCGCTCGTCGTCCCGTTGGCGACGGCGGGCTGCGAGGGCGACGTGGGCCTCTCGCAGACGGGATCGCCCTCGTCCGGCTCGACCAAGCCCGCCTCCGGCGACGAGGCCAAGGCGCGCAAGAACCTGTCCGGGCTGCGGATCTCGTCCTCGTCGGACGGCGGCTACCGGCGCGACAAGTTCGGCACGCGCTGGAAGGACACCGACCACAACGGCTGCGACCAGCGCAACGACGTCCTCGCCCGCGACCTGGCGAAGGTCGAGAAGAAGGGCCGCTGCATCGTGCTCGCCGGGAAGCTGGACGACCCCTACAGCGGCAAGCAGATCACCTTCGAGAAGAAGGACGCCGCCGAGGTGCAGATCGACCACGTCTACCCGCTCGCCCTCGCCTGGCGGATGGGCGCCTCCCGCTGGAGCGAGGACAGGCGCGAGCAGTTCGCCAACGACCACGACAACCTGCTCGCCGTCTGGGGCGTGCCCAACCGTCAGAAGAGCGACTCCGGCCCCGGCGAGTGGAAGCCCCAGAAGGGGTTCCAGTGCGTCTACGCGATCAAGTACATCGCGGTCGCGAAGGAGTACTCGCTCCCGGTGACGCGCTCCGACCACGACGCGCTCCAGGACTTCCTCGCCCGCTGCTGACCGGCCGTAAGCTCGTCCCCATGAGCGAATCTCGCGGCAAGGACGCCGAGCAGGACGTGGAGAGCGCCGAGCGGGAGCCGCCGCGGGTGCGGACGGAACGGGGCGTGGGGGCGCGGGCGACCGGTGCGGAGGTGACCGGCGCGTCCGCGACCGGGCTCACGCTGCGGGCCGGGAACGGGCTCGGCTCCCTGGCGCTCGGGGCCATGGCCCTCGGCGCGGTCGCGGTCGGCGCGGTCGCGATCGGCAAGCTCGTCGTGAAGCGGGCGGTCGTCGACCATCTCCAGGCCGGGACCGTCGAGATCCGGCACCTGAAGGTCGGCCGGCTGGAGATCGACGAGCGCTAGCCGGGCGGGCGGCGCCCGTCCGGCTAGCCGAGGGTCGTGCGGACCACGCCGGCGAGGTGCTCGGCCACCGACCGGGCCTGCGTCTCGGACGCCGCCTCCACCATCACGCGCACCATCGGCTCGGTGCCGCTCGGGCGGATCAGGACGCGTCCGGTGTCGCCGAGGTCGGCCTCGGCGGCGGAGACGGCCGCGGCCAGCTCGGGGGAGGTCTTGGCGCGGTCCCTGTCGACGTCCTTGACGTTGATGAGGACCTGCGGCAGCCGCGTCATCACCTTGGCCAGCTCGTCCAGCGGGCGCCCGCGGCGGACCATCGCGGCGAGCAGGTGCAGGCCGGTGAGGACGCCGTCCCCGGTCGTCGCGTGGTCCAGCATGATGACGTGGCCGGACTGCTCGCCGCCGAAGCCGAAGCCGCCCTCCTTCATCGCCTCCAGGACGTACCGGTCGCCGACCGCGGTCTCCACGACGGTGATGCCCGCCTCCCGCATGGCCAGCTTGAAGCCGAGGTTCGACATCACGGTCGCGACCACGGTGTCGCCGGCGAGCGCGCCGGCCTCCCGCAGGTCCAGGGCCAGGATCGCCATGATCTGGTCGCCGTCGACGACCTCGCCGCCCGCGGTCACC is a genomic window of Actinomadura citrea containing:
- a CDS encoding DUF389 domain-containing protein translates to MLHLRAIVPAERTEAVCKELAACAGATNVVVIEGAARAPQGDLVTADIARESANEVLDALRALDVDRDGSIALDKVDLTLSDRAEVAKDLAPGHGDDAVVWEELDRQVSEGTALTWSFVAFLVLATQLAAIAALIDSPVLVVGAMVLGPEFAAIAAICYGLVRLQPGRIVHALRALVVGFAAAIAVTYVCALAARWTGVIELDRLPDDRPLTAFIYSPDRWSFIVALLAGAAGVLSLTAGKSSALVGVFISVTTVPAAGNLAVAMALKHGSEINGSLLQLGVNVAGMIIAGTLTLLLQRAVWAVVLRQRGRRSALRGT
- a CDS encoding HNH endonuclease family protein; amino-acid sequence: MTQPPVLLKAARTAAAGLALVVPLATAGCEGDVGLSQTGSPSSGSTKPASGDEAKARKNLSGLRISSSSDGGYRRDKFGTRWKDTDHNGCDQRNDVLARDLAKVEKKGRCIVLAGKLDDPYSGKQITFEKKDAAEVQIDHVYPLALAWRMGASRWSEDRREQFANDHDNLLAVWGVPNRQKSDSGPGEWKPQKGFQCVYAIKYIAVAKEYSLPVTRSDHDALQDFLARC